In Candidatus Palauibacter australiensis, a genomic segment contains:
- a CDS encoding M56 family metallopeptidase — MTDVILQIGASKLAISIGLAGLAWIAARRRRNPSLAHGLWLLPLAVLLVPPSVSIPVWSAGVDAAGLAAAIGVLEAESAPSAGATLLEWLRSHGGDTLVWLWLLGSASVLGWTLVRTLRFHRSLLGASEPAPPEVRRLAREIARRLGLRATPAVYATRAQLSPMVWWAGGKVRVLIPSTLLAEMNESDLRCILAHELAHIRRRDHVVRWLEWLACAAFWWNPVAWWARRRLRASEELCCDALAVAAIAAEPRTYAGALLRVIDFISKSPLPGPLTFASTIDRCGRASRLERRFRVIMTNRTSTPTPRWLRVALRCGAVCLLAGGLVYCTDQSNLTSVDPAFVPANEEAVLHLDDRGDNPAAVTPLRPHVMRKLIEAIATEHALPADLADALGDAGEAALSNRTPADLFLAVTPADGARGPKVVELDLAGLRSVTLEAGLPPQAAAAKSELARHLRVRPIKQDSFLSETHIECTRAEGSSVSSSEGEVVARKMTCKAAATSQGKLLIRTSQGNLRVRLRR, encoded by the coding sequence ATGACGGACGTGATTCTCCAGATCGGGGCCAGCAAGCTGGCGATCTCGATCGGGCTTGCGGGACTGGCGTGGATCGCGGCGCGGCGCCGCCGGAACCCGTCGCTGGCGCACGGGCTGTGGCTGCTGCCGCTCGCGGTCCTGCTCGTGCCGCCGTCCGTCTCGATCCCGGTCTGGTCGGCGGGCGTCGATGCGGCGGGGCTTGCGGCCGCGATCGGTGTTCTGGAGGCGGAGTCGGCGCCATCCGCCGGGGCTACGCTGCTCGAGTGGCTGCGGAGCCACGGCGGGGACACCCTCGTTTGGCTCTGGCTCCTGGGCAGCGCTTCCGTACTCGGCTGGACGCTCGTGCGCACGCTCCGCTTCCATCGCTCGCTCCTAGGCGCTTCGGAACCCGCGCCGCCCGAGGTCCGGCGCCTCGCGCGGGAGATCGCCCGCAGGCTCGGTCTCCGCGCGACCCCCGCCGTTTATGCGACGCGCGCGCAGCTCTCACCCATGGTGTGGTGGGCCGGCGGGAAGGTGCGGGTCCTCATCCCCTCGACACTGCTGGCCGAGATGAACGAGTCCGACCTGCGCTGCATCCTGGCGCATGAACTCGCCCATATCCGGCGCCGCGACCACGTCGTGCGCTGGCTCGAGTGGCTCGCGTGCGCAGCCTTCTGGTGGAACCCCGTCGCCTGGTGGGCCCGCCGACGGCTGCGGGCGTCCGAGGAACTGTGCTGCGACGCGCTCGCCGTCGCCGCGATCGCGGCCGAACCCCGCACGTACGCGGGGGCGCTGCTCCGGGTGATCGACTTCATCTCGAAGTCCCCGCTCCCGGGCCCCCTGACCTTCGCGAGTACGATCGATCGCTGCGGCCGAGCGTCGCGGCTTGAAAGGAGATTTCGTGTGATCATGACGAACCGAACCTCGACCCCCACCCCGCGCTGGCTCCGCGTCGCCCTGCGCTGCGGCGCCGTCTGCCTGCTCGCGGGCGGCCTCGTCTACTGCACCGACCAGTCGAACCTCACCTCCGTCGACCCGGCCTTCGTCCCGGCGAACGAGGAGGCGGTCCTGCACCTCGACGACCGGGGAGATAATCCGGCAGCCGTCACACCCCTACGGCCGCATGTGATGCGCAAGCTGATCGAGGCGATCGCCACGGAGCACGCTCTCCCGGCCGACCTCGCCGACGCCCTCGGGGACGCCGGGGAGGCGGCCCTCTCAAACCGCACTCCAGCCGACTTGTTCCTGGCCGTGACTCCGGCCGACGGGGCGCGAGGCCCCAAGGTCGTCGAGTTGGACCTCGCGGGGCTCCGATCCGTGACGCTTGAGGCCGGACTCCCGCCGCAAGCGGCGGCGGCCAAGTCCGAACTGGCCCGCCACCTGCGCGTGCGCCCTATCAAGCAGGACAGCTTCCTTAGCGAGACACACATCGAATGCACCCGTGCGGAAGGCTCGAGCGTGAGTTCCTCCGAGGGCGAAGTCGTCGCCCGCAAGATGACTTGTAAAGCGGCGGCCACCAGCCAGGGGAAGCTCCTCATTCGCACCAGCCAGGGGAACCTCCGCGTTCGCCTCAGGAGATAG
- a CDS encoding amidohydrolase family protein: MTRTRTGAMVALMLGVAWPIAGHGQVRRGPPAAPPDTSATMTVEAYDPRSTLVVPENPVSRAAFPFVDVHLHLNGTMPRPQLDQLVRDMDALNLAVGVNLSGGTGPRLGQQIEAFEAAYPGRFVVFANVDFSDIGNPEFGALAAARLEADVEAGARGLKIFKNLGLWLTDAADRRVPVDDPRLDPIWAKAGELGIPVLIHSGDPASFWEPMDESNERWLELRLRPRRRQTGPPSFELVLEEQLNMFRRHPETTFIAAHLAWLGHDLGRLGQLLDEIPNMNVGLGAVIYEPGRQPRFAREFFTEYQDRILMGKDSWAPDEYPTYFRVLETADEYFPYYRRYHAFWRMYGLDLPDEVLRKVYFENALRIIPDIDRSRFP; the protein is encoded by the coding sequence ATGACGCGAACGCGGACAGGCGCGATGGTTGCGCTCATGCTGGGAGTCGCGTGGCCCATCGCGGGCCATGGACAGGTGCGGCGGGGCCCGCCGGCCGCGCCGCCCGACACGTCCGCGACGATGACGGTCGAGGCGTACGACCCCCGCTCGACGCTGGTCGTGCCCGAGAACCCGGTCTCGCGCGCGGCCTTCCCCTTCGTAGATGTCCACCTGCACCTCAACGGGACGATGCCGCGCCCACAGCTCGACCAGCTCGTGCGCGACATGGACGCGCTCAACCTCGCCGTCGGCGTCAACCTGAGCGGCGGCACGGGCCCCCGCCTCGGGCAGCAGATCGAGGCTTTCGAGGCCGCGTATCCCGGCCGTTTCGTCGTGTTCGCGAACGTCGACTTCAGCGACATCGGGAACCCCGAATTCGGGGCGCTGGCCGCGGCCCGGCTGGAGGCCGACGTCGAAGCCGGCGCCCGCGGGCTCAAGATTTTCAAGAACCTCGGGCTGTGGCTCACCGATGCCGCCGACCGGCGCGTCCCCGTCGACGACCCGCGCCTCGACCCGATCTGGGCGAAGGCGGGAGAACTCGGCATCCCCGTCCTCATCCACTCGGGAGACCCCGCGTCGTTCTGGGAGCCGATGGACGAAAGCAACGAGCGCTGGCTCGAGCTTCGCCTCCGGCCCCGCCGCCGACAGACCGGCCCCCCCTCCTTCGAGCTGGTACTGGAGGAGCAGTTGAACATGTTCCGCCGGCACCCGGAGACGACGTTCATCGCCGCCCACCTCGCGTGGCTCGGCCACGACCTCGGACGCCTCGGACAGCTCCTGGACGAGATCCCCAACATGAACGTCGGACTCGGCGCCGTGATCTACGAGCCGGGCCGGCAGCCCCGCTTCGCCCGCGAATTCTTCACCGAGTACCAGGACCGCATCCTGATGGGGAAGGACTCCTGGGCGCCGGACGAGTACCCCACGTACTTCCGGGTGCTGGAGACCGCCGACGAGTACTTCCCCTACTACCGCAGGTACCACGCCTTCTGGCGCATGTACGGTCTCGACCTGCCGGACGAGGTCCTGCGGAAGGTCTACTTCGAGAACGCGCTCCGGATCATCCCCGACATCGACCGAAGCCGGTTTCCGTAG
- a CDS encoding creatininase family protein, giving the protein MAAEIRMERMTSPEIGAAIEAGVTTVVVAAGAVEQHGPHLPLFVDAEHGDRLAVEIARRLGGALVAPTIRVGWSAHHMAFPGTVSLEKETFLAVCRDYVASLAHHGFRRICFVPSHGGNFAPLAEARDAFNEAAGSDCSVDVYADLAEVIGVWREVAEAEAGLGGRVGGHADIAETSIMMAMHDGIVRAELAERGRLTTPEEEPELIRRVLSEGFASVTPNGILGDARGASAELGETMIAALADRIAAFFAG; this is encoded by the coding sequence ATGGCTGCCGAAATACGGATGGAGCGGATGACGTCGCCCGAGATCGGGGCGGCGATCGAGGCGGGAGTCACGACCGTCGTCGTCGCGGCCGGGGCGGTGGAGCAGCACGGGCCGCACCTGCCGCTGTTCGTGGACGCCGAGCACGGCGACCGGCTCGCGGTCGAGATCGCCCGGCGGCTCGGAGGCGCGCTCGTGGCGCCGACCATCCGCGTGGGATGGTCCGCACACCACATGGCGTTCCCCGGCACCGTCTCCCTCGAGAAGGAAACCTTCCTCGCCGTCTGCAGGGACTACGTCGCCAGCCTCGCGCACCACGGCTTCCGGCGCATCTGTTTCGTCCCCTCGCACGGAGGCAACTTCGCCCCCCTCGCCGAGGCGCGTGACGCGTTCAACGAAGCGGCGGGGTCCGACTGTTCCGTGGACGTATACGCGGACCTGGCCGAGGTCATCGGGGTGTGGCGCGAGGTCGCCGAAGCGGAGGCGGGGCTCGGGGGTCGCGTGGGCGGCCACGCGGACATCGCCGAGACGTCGATCATGATGGCCATGCACGACGGGATCGTCCGCGCGGAACTGGCCGAGCGCGGGCGCCTGACGACGCCCGAAGAGGAGCCGGAACTCATCCGGCGCGTGCTCAGCGAGGGGTTCGCGAGCGTGACGCCGAACGGCATCCTCGGCGACGCGCGCGGGGCGAGCGCCGAACTCGGCGAGACGATGATCGCGGCGCTGGCGGATCGAATCGCCGCGTTTTTCGCGGGGTAG
- a CDS encoding BlaI/MecI/CopY family transcriptional regulator — MTTPRLANAELAVMERLWKEGRLTARRLRDLLYPDTTRSAHGTIQRLLQRLEDKGFVHRDASLGTQLFSARISREAYASARLEALADRITGGSLVPMITQLMEERKLEPEEIERLREILEEG; from the coding sequence ATGACGACACCGCGCCTGGCCAACGCCGAACTCGCGGTCATGGAGCGACTCTGGAAGGAGGGGCGCCTCACGGCCCGCCGGCTTCGCGACCTGCTCTATCCGGACACGACGAGGTCGGCGCACGGCACCATCCAGCGCCTGCTGCAGCGGCTCGAGGACAAGGGTTTCGTCCACCGTGACGCCAGCCTCGGCACGCAACTCTTCTCCGCCCGAATCAGCCGCGAGGCGTACGCATCCGCACGGCTCGAGGCGCTGGCCGACCGGATCACCGGCGGCTCCCTCGTGCCGATGATCACGCAGTTGATGGAAGAGCGGAAGCTCGAACCCGAGGAGATCGAACGCCTGCGCGAGATCCTGGAGGAAGGATGA
- a CDS encoding DinB family protein: protein MIAQQTLMQFDHIVTGCRATLEAVPDDRLDWRPHEKSWTLGELATHVAMLPNWTVATLTMSEFDVAPDGDGPPQNPELKSSAELVAALEQSAAAARETIEATSDETFAGSWTLKVAGEDRFSMPKAVVMRSFILDHLVHHRAQLGVYLRLLDVPVPQMFGPTADYPDM from the coding sequence ATGATTGCTCAACAGACCCTCATGCAGTTCGACCACATCGTGACGGGCTGCCGCGCCACGCTGGAAGCCGTGCCGGACGACCGCCTCGACTGGCGCCCGCACGAGAAGTCGTGGACGCTCGGCGAACTGGCGACCCACGTCGCGATGCTCCCCAACTGGACCGTGGCGACGCTGACCATGTCCGAGTTCGACGTGGCCCCGGACGGCGATGGCCCGCCGCAGAATCCCGAACTCAAGTCCTCGGCCGAACTCGTCGCGGCGCTCGAACAGAGCGCGGCTGCGGCGCGGGAGACGATCGAGGCCACCTCGGATGAGACCTTCGCCGGTTCGTGGACGCTCAAGGTGGCGGGAGAGGATCGCTTCTCGATGCCCAAGGCGGTCGTGATGCGGAGCTTCATCCTCGACCACCTGGTCCACCACCGGGCGCAACTGGGCGTCTACCTGCGGCTCCTCGACGTGCCGGTGCCCCAGATGTTCGGGCCCACGGCGGACTATCCGGATATGTGA
- a CDS encoding SDR family oxidoreductase, with the protein MPPTRSPEWRPRRVLVTGASGYVGGRLVPALEARGERVRCLARNPRYVANRFSSRTEILAGDVLDPDSLVEALQGVDTAYYLVHSMGSKADFEEQDRLGAGNFARAARVRSVRRVIYLGGLIGDGELSPHLASRREVGRILAAEGPPTLEFRASIIIGSGSLSFELLRSLVNKLPCMVTPRWVRTPAQPIAIDDVIAYLIHGLDLDLERSAVFEIGGPSPVTYGELMHEYARQVGVRRVMVPVPLLSPRLSSLWLGLVTPVYARVGRKLVTSLRNQTVVRDAAALERFPVRPLDVREAIERALSDEDGEMARTRWSDAVSSGGGQPLWGGKRVGSRIVDRQQAVVEVGAERAFVPIERIGGTNGWYYANWLWVLRGSADLLLGGVGMRRGRPHPTELRPGDPLDFWRVEAVVPGRLLRLRAEMKVPGRAWLQFEVEPRKVGSRITQTAIFDPLGLGGLLYWYLLYPIHRLIFRGMLRGIVRRIDSAPARDPEPRAKRE; encoded by the coding sequence TTGCCCCCAACACGGAGCCCGGAGTGGCGGCCACGTCGCGTTCTCGTCACCGGGGCGAGCGGATACGTCGGTGGACGGCTCGTCCCGGCGCTCGAGGCGCGCGGAGAACGGGTTCGCTGTCTCGCTCGTAACCCGCGGTACGTCGCCAACCGGTTCTCGAGCCGGACCGAGATCCTGGCGGGCGACGTGCTGGATCCCGACTCGCTCGTTGAAGCGCTTCAGGGGGTGGACACCGCCTACTATCTCGTCCATTCGATGGGATCGAAGGCCGACTTCGAGGAACAGGACCGCCTCGGTGCCGGCAATTTCGCCCGTGCCGCGCGAGTGCGGAGCGTGCGCCGGGTGATCTATCTCGGCGGCCTCATCGGCGACGGCGAGCTGTCGCCCCACCTCGCGAGCCGGCGGGAAGTCGGCCGCATCCTCGCCGCCGAAGGGCCGCCCACGCTGGAGTTCCGCGCCTCCATCATCATCGGATCGGGGTCGCTCTCCTTCGAACTCCTGCGGAGCCTGGTCAACAAGCTGCCGTGCATGGTTACGCCGCGCTGGGTCCGGACGCCGGCCCAACCCATCGCGATCGACGACGTTATCGCCTACCTGATCCACGGGCTCGATCTCGACCTGGAGCGCAGCGCGGTGTTCGAGATCGGCGGGCCGAGTCCCGTTACCTACGGCGAACTGATGCACGAGTACGCGCGCCAGGTCGGCGTGCGGCGCGTGATGGTCCCGGTCCCCCTCCTCAGTCCGCGACTGTCGAGCCTGTGGCTCGGTCTCGTCACGCCGGTGTATGCGCGGGTGGGCCGGAAGCTCGTGACCAGCCTGCGGAACCAGACGGTCGTGCGCGATGCCGCGGCCCTTGAACGCTTCCCGGTCCGTCCTCTCGATGTGCGCGAGGCGATCGAGCGGGCGCTGAGCGACGAAGACGGCGAGATGGCCCGGACCCGGTGGAGCGACGCCGTCTCGTCAGGCGGCGGGCAGCCGCTCTGGGGCGGGAAACGCGTGGGTTCCCGGATCGTCGACCGGCAGCAGGCGGTGGTGGAAGTCGGTGCCGAGCGCGCCTTCGTGCCGATCGAGCGCATCGGCGGCACGAACGGCTGGTACTACGCCAACTGGCTGTGGGTGCTGCGCGGATCCGCGGATCTCCTCCTGGGCGGGGTCGGCATGCGGCGCGGCCGGCCGCATCCGACCGAGCTGCGCCCCGGCGACCCGCTCGACTTCTGGCGCGTGGAGGCCGTCGTACCCGGCCGCCTGCTCCGCCTGCGGGCCGAGATGAAGGTCCCGGGACGCGCTTGGCTCCAGTTCGAAGTCGAACCCCGAAAGGTCGGCAGCCGGATCACGCAGACCGCCATCTTCGACCCGCTGGGCCTCGGCGGCCTGCTGTACTGGTACCTCCTCTATCCCATCCACCGGCTGATCTTCCGCGGCATGCTCCGCGGCATCGTGCGGCGCATCGATTCGGCGCCCGCGAGGGATCCGGAACCTCGAGCAAAGCGCGAGTAG
- a CDS encoding type II toxin-antitoxin system VapC family toxin gives MRVLLDTHAFLWWLADSGRLSRKARRLISDETNDIAVSAASAWEIATKHRIGRLPGGEAVALDVAGRISDQGFSELAISVSDGERAGRLPGPHRDPFDRMLAAQALARGLPIISIDGVFDRYGLDRLW, from the coding sequence GTGCGCGTGTTGCTGGACACGCATGCGTTTCTCTGGTGGCTCGCGGACAGCGGGCGGCTGTCCCGAAAGGCTCGCCGTCTTATTTCGGACGAGACGAACGACATCGCCGTCAGCGCGGCTTCCGCGTGGGAAATCGCGACGAAGCACCGGATCGGCCGACTGCCGGGTGGCGAGGCGGTGGCCCTGGATGTGGCCGGCCGCATATCCGATCAGGGGTTCAGCGAACTTGCCATCAGCGTCAGCGACGGGGAACGCGCCGGGCGCCTGCCCGGCCCCCATCGGGACCCCTTCGACCGAATGCTCGCAGCACAGGCTCTCGCGCGCGGCCTTCCGATCATCTCGATCGACGGAGTATTCGACCGCTACGGTCTGGATCGTCTCTGGTAG
- a CDS encoding type II toxin-antitoxin system prevent-host-death family antitoxin has product MSHVVNVHEAKTQLSRLLAQVEAGEDIVIARRGEPVARLVACKPAGKRQPDVLRDRIVIPDSFFDPLPEEELAAWEGR; this is encoded by the coding sequence ATGTCGCACGTCGTGAACGTTCATGAAGCCAAGACACAGTTGTCTCGCCTTCTGGCACAGGTGGAAGCTGGAGAGGACATCGTCATCGCTCGCCGCGGCGAGCCGGTGGCACGGCTGGTGGCCTGCAAGCCGGCCGGCAAGCGCCAACCGGATGTTCTAAGGGACCGGATCGTGATCCCCGACAGCTTCTTCGACCCGCTTCCGGAGGAGGAACTGGCCGCCTGGGAAGGCAGATAG